One Cryobacterium psychrophilum DNA segment encodes these proteins:
- a CDS encoding DUF4397 domain-containing protein: MHKSLKIGMTAGALGALVALGGIAPAQAAEDVAMLSVLHGVPGLTVDVYVNDKLTLDDFKPGDLAGPLELAPGTYTVAITASDAADASAPVIGPVDLPLEAGKNYTAAAHLMADGKPTATLFTNDISQLAAGEGRLTVRHVAAAPAVDVLANDAAAITNLENPAESVLVLPAGTISAAVAATGTTDPVIGPADVNVAEGTNTIVYAWGSLADKNLALAVQTIDGLHSNPDSIPAGEAGLVATNQPGDSTGLWVGGFAVLLMGLAAAVVRVRRAAARV; encoded by the coding sequence ATGCACAAATCCCTGAAGATCGGCATGACAGCTGGAGCCCTCGGAGCTCTCGTCGCGCTCGGCGGTATTGCACCGGCCCAGGCGGCCGAGGACGTTGCCATGCTGTCCGTGCTGCACGGAGTTCCCGGCCTCACCGTCGACGTCTACGTGAACGACAAGCTCACCCTCGACGACTTCAAGCCGGGCGACCTTGCCGGCCCGCTCGAGCTCGCCCCCGGCACCTACACGGTAGCCATCACCGCGTCCGACGCGGCGGATGCCAGCGCTCCCGTGATCGGGCCGGTGGACCTTCCCCTCGAGGCCGGCAAGAACTACACCGCCGCGGCTCACCTCATGGCAGACGGCAAGCCCACTGCGACACTGTTCACCAACGACATCTCGCAGCTCGCCGCCGGCGAGGGCCGCCTGACGGTTCGCCACGTGGCTGCAGCTCCCGCAGTCGACGTTCTGGCCAACGACGCTGCGGCGATCACCAACCTGGAGAACCCGGCTGAGTCCGTACTCGTTCTGCCGGCCGGCACCATCTCCGCCGCCGTCGCCGCGACCGGAACGACCGACCCGGTGATCGGCCCGGCAGACGTCAACGTCGCCGAAGGCACGAACACCATCGTCTACGCCTGGGGCAGCCTGGCCGACAAGAACCTCGCGCTGGCCGTGCAGACGATCGACGGGCTGCACTCCAACCCAGACAGCATCCCGGCCGGCGAAGCGGGCCTCGTCGCCACGAACCAGCCGGGCGATTCGACCGGACTCTGGGTCGGTGGCTTCGCCGTCCTGTTGATGGGGCTCGCCGCCGCCGTTGTCCGCGTGCGCCGCGCCGCCGCTCGCGTCTGA
- a CDS encoding Gfo/Idh/MocA family protein, producing MTEGIRWGILATGGIAHSFTEDLVLTGHTVQSVGSRSQESADAFATEFGIPNAHASYEALVNDPEVDVIYVSTPHPFHAANATLALNAGKHVLVEKSFTLNAREARALVDLGREKNLLVQEAMWTRFLPHMVRIREILAAGTLGDVHTLMVDHTQDLPDDPAHRLNALALGGGALLDLGVYPISFASALFGSPETILASATFKPTRADAQVATIFRYAGGQIATTLSASDTTGPNTASILGTEGRIDIDSVWYAPTTFRVRGSANEVTETFVSDVVGRGMQYEADEVEQLILAGKTTGEIFPAEESVSIMETLDAVRARIGLSYPGE from the coding sequence ATGACTGAGGGCATTCGCTGGGGAATCCTGGCCACGGGCGGTATCGCACACTCCTTCACCGAAGACCTCGTTCTCACCGGGCACACGGTGCAATCGGTGGGGTCCAGGTCGCAGGAATCTGCGGATGCCTTCGCCACCGAGTTCGGCATCCCGAACGCTCATGCCAGTTACGAAGCCCTCGTGAACGATCCGGAGGTTGACGTCATTTATGTGAGCACCCCGCATCCGTTTCACGCCGCCAACGCCACGCTCGCGCTGAACGCGGGCAAGCACGTGCTCGTGGAGAAGTCGTTCACACTCAACGCGAGGGAGGCCCGCGCGCTCGTGGACCTCGGCCGGGAGAAGAACCTGCTTGTGCAGGAGGCCATGTGGACGCGTTTTCTGCCGCACATGGTGCGAATCCGTGAGATTCTCGCGGCCGGAACCCTCGGCGACGTGCACACCCTCATGGTGGACCACACCCAGGACCTCCCCGATGACCCGGCTCACCGGCTCAACGCGCTCGCTCTCGGAGGCGGCGCGCTGCTCGATCTCGGCGTGTACCCGATCTCGTTCGCGTCGGCCCTGTTCGGGTCGCCGGAGACCATCCTGGCGTCCGCCACGTTCAAGCCCACGCGAGCGGATGCCCAGGTCGCGACCATCTTTCGCTATGCCGGCGGCCAGATCGCCACGACGCTCTCAGCGAGCGATACCACGGGGCCGAACACGGCGAGCATCCTCGGCACCGAGGGCCGCATCGACATCGACTCGGTCTGGTACGCGCCCACAACGTTCCGGGTGCGGGGCAGCGCGAACGAGGTGACCGAGACGTTCGTGAGTGACGTGGTCGGGCGCGGCATGCAGTACGAGGCGGACGAGGTTGAACAGCTGATCCTCGCCGGCAAAACAACGGGCGAGATCTTCCCCGCCGAGGAATCGGTGAGCATCATGGAGACGCTCGACGCCGTGCGCGCGCGGATCGGTCTGAGCTACCCGGGCGAGTAG
- a CDS encoding class F sortase: MRATAGTIAALAVALALLVGCTPTPTGASLAPVPSAAPSAVPTPRPTAEVDVPRVQSALDLNQVPLSVTPQRIRVDTLGIDMSIDAVGLAEDGSMALPSNPAVAAWYSFGPSPTSPSGATVVAAHVDSLVYNIGPFARLAQAPAGTEIIVATDDGQERRYAVESIQTVNKTDVPWDQVFDRTGPSRLTLVTCGGEFDYEARRYLSNVIVSATPIL; this comes from the coding sequence ATGAGAGCTACAGCGGGCACCATCGCAGCGCTCGCTGTGGCTCTCGCCCTGCTCGTCGGCTGCACCCCGACCCCGACCGGAGCCTCGCTCGCTCCCGTGCCGAGCGCAGCACCGAGTGCCGTGCCGACGCCGCGCCCCACCGCCGAGGTCGACGTTCCTCGGGTGCAGTCCGCACTGGACCTGAACCAGGTTCCGCTGTCGGTCACGCCGCAGCGCATCCGCGTGGACACGCTCGGCATCGACATGTCGATCGACGCGGTCGGCCTGGCCGAGGACGGCTCCATGGCACTTCCGAGCAACCCGGCCGTGGCCGCCTGGTACAGCTTCGGACCCTCGCCGACCAGCCCGTCCGGCGCGACTGTCGTCGCTGCCCACGTCGACTCGCTCGTCTATAACATCGGCCCGTTCGCCAGGCTCGCACAGGCACCGGCGGGCACCGAGATCATCGTGGCCACGGACGACGGCCAGGAACGTCGGTATGCCGTCGAGTCGATTCAGACGGTGAATAAAACGGATGTCCCCTGGGACCAGGTCTTCGACCGCACCGGTCCATCCCGGCTCACCCTGGTCACCTGCGGCGGTGAATTCGATTACGAGGCCCGGCGGTACCTGTCCAATGTGATCGTCTCGGCGACGCCAATCCTGTGA
- a CDS encoding RNA polymerase sigma factor: MTALTDGDDHARLVAAFKAGDEHALAEAYARWSSLVYTIAVRSLGDPPEAEDVTQKVFIAAWRGRATFEPSRSRLPAWLVGITRHTVADAHEARSRRRRVQEAVVFERELSQADESADLADRVMMSDELQRLGPVPQQVMQLAFYEDLTHTQIADSLEIPLGTVKSHIRRSLTRLRVRLEANDDTH; this comes from the coding sequence GTGACAGCACTCACCGACGGCGACGACCACGCCCGACTGGTCGCGGCGTTCAAGGCCGGGGATGAGCATGCGCTCGCCGAGGCCTACGCGCGCTGGTCATCCCTCGTCTACACGATTGCCGTGCGCTCGCTCGGCGATCCACCCGAGGCCGAGGACGTGACGCAGAAGGTCTTCATCGCCGCGTGGCGAGGCCGGGCAACCTTCGAACCGTCTCGGTCGCGACTGCCAGCCTGGCTCGTGGGTATCACCCGGCACACGGTGGCGGACGCCCACGAGGCCCGGTCTCGCCGCCGCCGGGTTCAGGAAGCCGTCGTATTCGAGCGGGAACTCAGCCAGGCCGATGAATCCGCGGACCTTGCTGACCGGGTGATGATGAGCGACGAACTCCAGCGGCTCGGGCCGGTGCCGCAACAGGTGATGCAGCTGGCGTTCTACGAAGACCTCACCCACACCCAGATCGCCGATAGCCTCGAAATACCACTTGGCACCGTGAAGAGTCATATTCGTCGAAGCCTGACCAGGCTGCGCGTCAGATTGGAGGCAAACGATGATACACACTGA
- a CDS encoding alpha/beta fold hydrolase, whose product MSAPQFARRLDGVRIAYETEAGRRPVLLVHGFASSGAATWGATGWVRFLSEAGRGAVLPDLRGHGRSDAPHVASGYAPRQLAADLVVVLDTLGLDQVDVIAYSMGSRVAAALARLAPERVRRMVLGGAGPVELFETWDPDAVARFVADDTLPADPTIAAVLGPAFSAGADREALAACVGGVAGATLDVPAEIPVLYVAGGADAIPVGVAELARARGSEYLELPGREHLNTLTSREFKRAALEFLA is encoded by the coding sequence TTGAGTGCGCCGCAGTTTGCGCGTCGCCTCGACGGGGTGCGCATCGCCTACGAGACCGAGGCCGGCCGGCGACCGGTGCTGCTCGTGCACGGGTTCGCGTCCTCGGGTGCGGCGACCTGGGGCGCCACCGGCTGGGTGCGTTTCCTTTCTGAGGCCGGTCGCGGCGCGGTGCTGCCTGACCTTCGCGGTCACGGTCGCAGCGACGCCCCGCACGTGGCGTCAGGCTATGCCCCGCGCCAGCTGGCAGCCGACCTCGTGGTCGTCCTCGATACCCTCGGCCTGGACCAGGTCGATGTCATCGCCTATTCCATGGGCTCGAGGGTTGCTGCGGCCCTGGCGAGGCTGGCCCCGGAGCGGGTTCGCCGCATGGTGCTCGGTGGGGCGGGACCGGTCGAACTGTTCGAGACCTGGGACCCGGATGCCGTGGCCCGGTTCGTAGCCGACGACACCCTCCCCGCCGATCCGACGATCGCGGCGGTTCTCGGCCCGGCGTTCAGTGCCGGCGCCGACCGGGAGGCCCTCGCGGCGTGCGTGGGGGGTGTGGCGGGCGCCACGCTCGACGTGCCCGCGGAGATCCCCGTGCTCTACGTTGCCGGCGGCGCGGACGCCATCCCCGTGGGCGTAGCCGAACTCGCCCGCGCGCGCGGCTCCGAGTACCTCGAACTGCCGGGCCGGGAGCACTTGAACACGCTCACCTCCCGCGAGTTCAAGCGGGCCGCGCTGGAATTCCTGGCCTAG
- the hpaE gene encoding 5-carboxymethyl-2-hydroxymuconate semialdehyde dehydrogenase gives MSVHFIPENLPTHIQHFIGGQFVDSVNGETFDVLDPVSNQTYATAAAGQQADIARAVAAAKDAFTTGPWPKILPRARARVLHRIADAVEAQDARLAELETFDTGLPITQALGQAHRAAENFRFFADLIVAQADDTYKVPGRQINYVNRKPVGVAGLITPWNTPFMLESWKLAPALASGCTVVLKPAEFTPLSASLWAEIFRTAGVPDGVFNLVNGIGEQAGDALVKHPDVPLISFTGETTTGQTIYRNCAANLKGMSMELGGKSPAVVFADADLDAAIDSTLFGVFSLNGERCTASSRILVERSVYDDFCTRYAARAQSIVVGDPHEPATEVGALVHPEHYAKVMSYVEIGKTEGRLLAGGGRPAGLDDGNYVSPTVFADVAPTARIFQEEIFGPVVAITPFDSDEEALELANGVKYGLAAYIWTTNLERAHNFAQAVDAGMVWLNSHNVRDLRTPFGGVKASGLGHEGGYRSIDFYTDQQAVHITLAPVHTPRFGRS, from the coding sequence ATGAGCGTTCATTTCATTCCCGAGAACCTGCCCACCCACATCCAGCACTTCATCGGCGGCCAGTTCGTGGACAGCGTCAACGGAGAAACCTTCGACGTGCTCGATCCCGTGTCGAACCAGACCTACGCCACCGCGGCCGCCGGTCAGCAGGCCGACATCGCGCGAGCCGTCGCCGCGGCGAAGGACGCCTTCACCACGGGCCCCTGGCCGAAAATACTCCCCCGCGCTCGCGCCCGGGTGCTGCACCGCATCGCCGACGCCGTCGAGGCACAAGACGCCCGTCTCGCCGAACTCGAAACCTTTGACACCGGTCTGCCGATCACCCAGGCGCTCGGCCAGGCCCACCGTGCGGCCGAGAACTTTCGCTTCTTCGCCGATCTGATCGTCGCGCAGGCCGACGACACTTACAAGGTGCCCGGCCGGCAGATCAACTATGTCAATCGCAAGCCCGTGGGCGTCGCCGGGCTGATCACCCCGTGGAACACCCCGTTCATGCTCGAAAGCTGGAAACTCGCCCCCGCGCTCGCCTCCGGCTGCACCGTCGTGCTCAAACCGGCCGAGTTCACCCCGCTCTCCGCAAGCCTCTGGGCGGAGATCTTTCGCACCGCCGGAGTACCCGATGGGGTGTTCAACCTGGTCAACGGCATCGGAGAGCAGGCCGGCGACGCGCTGGTCAAGCATCCGGATGTGCCGCTCATCTCCTTCACGGGCGAAACGACCACCGGGCAGACCATTTACCGCAACTGCGCCGCGAACCTCAAGGGCATGTCCATGGAGCTCGGCGGCAAGTCGCCCGCCGTCGTCTTCGCCGACGCCGACCTCGACGCCGCGATCGACTCGACCTTGTTCGGTGTCTTCTCGCTCAACGGCGAACGCTGCACCGCGTCGAGCCGAATTCTGGTGGAGCGGTCGGTCTACGACGACTTCTGTACCCGTTATGCAGCGCGCGCGCAGAGCATCGTGGTCGGCGACCCGCACGAGCCCGCGACCGAGGTCGGCGCGCTCGTGCATCCGGAGCACTACGCGAAGGTCATGAGCTACGTGGAGATCGGCAAGACTGAGGGCCGCCTGCTCGCCGGTGGCGGTCGCCCGGCCGGGCTTGACGACGGTAACTACGTCTCGCCGACCGTGTTCGCCGATGTCGCCCCGACGGCGCGTATCTTTCAGGAGGAGATCTTCGGACCGGTCGTGGCGATCACCCCGTTCGACAGTGACGAGGAGGCCCTCGAGCTGGCCAACGGTGTGAAGTACGGCCTCGCGGCGTACATCTGGACCACCAACCTGGAACGGGCGCACAACTTCGCCCAGGCAGTCGACGCCGGCATGGTCTGGCTGAACTCGCATAACGTGCGCGACCTGCGTACCCCGTTCGGCGGTGTGAAGGCCAGTGGCCTCGGCCACGAGGGCGGCTACCGCTCGATCGACTTCTACACCGACCAGCAGGCCGTGCACATCACGCTCGCTCCCGTGCACACCCCCCGCTTCGGCCGCAGCTAA
- a CDS encoding isochorismatase family protein, whose protein sequence is MTRALFIIDVQNDFTEGGVLAVQGGAAVAERISALLAAQPRAHHWIFASRDWHDAESDNGGHIADEPDLVSTWPVHCVAATAGSEYHSALALPQRTVHILKGRGEPGYSIFSGSTEAGDSIGALLTQRGVTDIDVVGLATDHCVRASVLDALERGQRVRVLTDLVAGVDGAASEAALMEMAHMGAVLAESTVVAHDTVID, encoded by the coding sequence ATGACCCGCGCACTATTCATCATTGACGTACAGAATGATTTCACCGAGGGTGGCGTTTTGGCGGTGCAGGGCGGGGCCGCCGTTGCTGAAAGAATCAGTGCCCTGCTCGCCGCGCAGCCGCGGGCGCACCACTGGATCTTCGCGTCTCGCGACTGGCATGACGCTGAGAGTGACAACGGCGGACACATTGCCGATGAGCCCGACTTGGTGAGCACGTGGCCCGTGCACTGCGTCGCGGCTACGGCGGGTTCCGAGTACCACTCCGCTCTTGCGCTGCCGCAACGCACGGTGCACATTCTCAAGGGCCGTGGCGAACCCGGCTACTCCATCTTTTCTGGCTCAACAGAAGCCGGTGACAGCATTGGGGCGCTCCTCACCCAACGCGGGGTGACCGACATCGATGTCGTGGGCCTGGCCACAGACCACTGCGTGCGCGCCTCGGTGCTCGACGCGCTCGAACGCGGGCAGCGTGTGCGCGTGCTCACCGATCTTGTGGCCGGAGTTGACGGTGCCGCGAGCGAAGCCGCACTCATGGAGATGGCGCATATGGGCGCCGTCCTCGCCGAGTCCACCGTGGTGGCGCACGACACCGTGATCGATTGA
- a CDS encoding D-alanyl-D-alanine carboxypeptidase/D-alanyl-D-alanine-endopeptidase — protein MDNADLPADAVAREPGRGLGAAFARHPRIWLIGAGALVLALFGTGAVFAGVATVGDEPSAASVVTTATPTPTATVPPARPAPAAATAASQLRTCSVAGLAADSRLANFQAQVVNASTGEVLFDRGGTTASATASALKVITSAAALSVLGPDYRASTTVVKGAESGQVVLVGGGDLTLSRLPTGSEPFYTGAAHLDDLAAQVRTAWDADPANAGVPLTSLVLDTSYFSGPAWDDGWARAELSLGYMPAITALQVDGDRDNPARSTSPRSEDPIGRAGSAFAEALGGAVTVTRGAAPAGAAQLAAVQSQPVSTLIKQALIVSDNTIAEMLARLVSVTSGAGNSFSSLQQGIVGGLAGYGIDTTGIVIKDGSGLSPANAVPPRYFAELFIKINAREGNLGVIFDGLPVAGGPSGSLSYSDRFSGANAVADGAVFAKTGWITNGYTLAGVIHSADGTPLTFAVYALGNVRDNAKQAIDTITTAFFRCGDNLSNN, from the coding sequence GTGGATAACGCAGACCTGCCGGCCGACGCCGTCGCGCGCGAGCCGGGACGCGGCCTCGGAGCAGCCTTCGCCCGGCACCCCCGCATCTGGCTCATCGGTGCGGGCGCGCTTGTGCTCGCCCTGTTCGGAACGGGCGCGGTGTTTGCGGGAGTGGCCACTGTCGGCGATGAGCCGAGCGCGGCATCCGTCGTCACGACCGCGACGCCCACCCCCACGGCCACGGTGCCGCCCGCGCGCCCGGCGCCCGCAGCGGCCACCGCGGCGAGCCAGCTGCGCACGTGCTCGGTGGCGGGGCTTGCGGCCGATTCCCGGCTCGCCAACTTCCAGGCCCAGGTTGTGAACGCGTCGACCGGTGAGGTGCTCTTCGACCGCGGCGGTACGACGGCGTCAGCCACGGCGAGTGCACTCAAGGTGATCACGAGCGCGGCTGCGCTGAGCGTGCTCGGACCCGATTACCGGGCTTCGACCACCGTGGTGAAGGGCGCCGAATCCGGTCAGGTGGTGCTCGTGGGCGGGGGAGACCTCACCCTGTCGCGCCTGCCCACTGGTTCGGAACCGTTCTACACCGGCGCAGCCCACCTCGACGATCTCGCGGCGCAGGTGCGCACGGCGTGGGACGCCGACCCGGCCAACGCCGGCGTACCGCTCACGAGCCTCGTGCTCGACACCTCCTACTTCTCCGGCCCCGCGTGGGACGACGGCTGGGCCCGCGCGGAGCTGAGTCTCGGCTACATGCCCGCAATTACCGCGCTGCAGGTGGACGGCGACCGCGATAATCCCGCACGCAGTACCTCGCCGCGCAGTGAGGACCCGATCGGACGAGCCGGGTCGGCTTTCGCTGAGGCCCTCGGCGGGGCCGTCACGGTCACCCGGGGCGCGGCGCCGGCGGGAGCCGCTCAGCTCGCGGCCGTGCAGTCGCAGCCGGTGTCGACCCTCATTAAACAGGCGCTGATCGTCTCGGACAACACCATTGCTGAGATGCTGGCCCGACTCGTGTCCGTCACGAGCGGTGCCGGCAACAGCTTCAGCTCCCTGCAGCAGGGCATCGTGGGCGGCCTCGCCGGCTACGGCATCGACACGACCGGCATTGTCATTAAAGATGGCTCGGGCCTGAGCCCCGCGAACGCGGTTCCGCCGCGTTACTTCGCCGAACTCTTCATCAAGATCAACGCCAGGGAGGGCAACCTCGGTGTGATCTTCGACGGGCTGCCCGTGGCCGGTGGGCCCAGCGGATCGCTCTCGTACAGCGACCGCTTCTCCGGTGCGAACGCGGTGGCCGACGGGGCGGTATTCGCCAAAACGGGCTGGATCACGAACGGGTATACCCTCGCCGGCGTCATTCATTCCGCGGACGGAACCCCGCTGACCTTCGCGGTTTACGCGCTCGGAAACGTGCGTGACAACGCCAAGCAAGCCATCGACACCATTACCACCGCGTTCTTCAGATGCGGCGATAATCTTTCTAACAACTAG
- the dapA gene encoding 4-hydroxy-tetrahydrodipicolinate synthase, whose translation MKFRSTPSQIRGSIAALMTPFTADGAVDHAGLANLVNWQIASGSHGLSIGGSTGEPSSQTIAERAEAIRTVAKANNDRVHFMAGTGSTKLDETLELTAAGRDAGIDAALIITPYYARPTQEALYVWYKTVCEEFPDLPIVAYNVPSRTAVDIAPETVARLYRDFDNFVGVKETTKDFEHFSRVLQLCGPELMVWSGLELLCLPLMALGGAGFVSATSNIAPAAVAEMYESWESGDFDRARTIHYGLHPLVDLLFVETNPAPGKWVMAQQGLIESPFVRPPLIELTPGGLARVRILMDSGSDYLTSSAGFTLTGAGTHK comes from the coding sequence ATGAAGTTTCGCAGCACCCCGAGTCAGATCCGCGGATCCATTGCCGCCCTCATGACCCCCTTCACCGCGGACGGGGCCGTGGACCACGCGGGCCTGGCCAATCTCGTGAACTGGCAGATCGCATCCGGTTCACACGGCCTCTCGATCGGGGGCTCGACGGGCGAGCCCAGCTCGCAGACCATCGCGGAACGCGCCGAGGCCATTCGCACCGTCGCGAAGGCAAACAACGACCGCGTGCATTTCATGGCCGGAACCGGGTCGACCAAGCTCGACGAGACCCTCGAGCTCACGGCCGCCGGACGCGACGCGGGCATCGACGCCGCACTCATCATCACGCCGTACTACGCCCGACCCACCCAGGAGGCGCTCTACGTCTGGTACAAAACCGTCTGCGAGGAATTCCCCGACCTGCCGATCGTGGCCTACAACGTGCCGAGCCGCACGGCCGTCGACATCGCTCCGGAGACCGTCGCACGGCTGTACCGTGACTTCGACAACTTCGTGGGTGTCAAGGAGACCACGAAAGACTTCGAACACTTCTCCCGCGTACTGCAGCTCTGCGGACCCGAGCTGATGGTCTGGAGTGGCCTCGAGCTGCTGTGCCTGCCGCTCATGGCCCTCGGCGGCGCCGGTTTCGTCAGCGCCACCAGCAACATTGCCCCCGCCGCCGTGGCCGAAATGTACGAGTCGTGGGAGTCGGGCGACTTCGATCGTGCCCGCACGATCCACTACGGCCTGCACCCGCTCGTCGACCTGCTTTTTGTCGAAACCAACCCGGCACCCGGCAAGTGGGTCATGGCCCAGCAGGGCCTGATCGAGAGCCCCTTCGTGCGGCCTCCGCTGATCGAGCTGACGCCGGGCGGCCTGGCCAGGGTGCGCATTCTCATGGATTCCGGATCCGACTACCTCACCTCGAGCGCCGGCTTCACCCTCACCGGAGCGGGAACCCACAAATGA
- the hpaD gene encoding 3,4-dihydroxyphenylacetate 2,3-dioxygenase, giving the protein MTTTNPVPTPTATPPDILRCAYMDIVVTDLARSREFYVDILGLVVTEESDTEIYLRPFEEFIHHNLVLRLGPIAAVAAMAFRVRSPEDVDRAEAYYQELGCRTERRPNGFVKGIGDSVRVEDPLGFPYEFFFSTEHVERLAWRYDLQGPGALVRLDHFNQVTPDVGRGRTYLEDLGFRVTEDIQDSDGVTYAAWMRRKDTVHDTALTGGNGPRMHHIAFSTHEKHNIIYICDKLGALRKSDLIERGPGRHGVSNAFYLYLRDPDGHRVEIYTQDYYTGDPDNPVVTWDVHDNQRRDWWGNPVVPSWYTDASLVLDLDGNPQPVVAREEPSEMAVTVGADGFSYTRQDDTEHGFKLGHTL; this is encoded by the coding sequence ATGACCACCACCAACCCGGTCCCCACCCCGACCGCGACCCCGCCCGACATTCTGCGCTGTGCCTACATGGACATCGTGGTGACCGATCTGGCCAGGTCGCGCGAGTTCTACGTCGATATTCTCGGCCTCGTCGTCACCGAGGAGAGCGACACCGAGATCTACCTGCGCCCCTTCGAGGAGTTCATTCACCACAACCTCGTACTGCGCCTCGGGCCGATCGCCGCGGTCGCCGCCATGGCCTTCAGGGTGCGCAGTCCCGAAGACGTTGACCGCGCCGAGGCCTACTACCAGGAGCTCGGCTGCCGCACCGAGCGTCGCCCCAATGGTTTCGTCAAGGGCATCGGTGACAGCGTGCGCGTCGAAGACCCGCTCGGGTTTCCGTACGAATTCTTCTTCAGCACCGAGCACGTCGAGCGCCTCGCCTGGCGGTACGACCTGCAGGGACCGGGGGCGCTCGTACGGCTGGACCACTTCAACCAGGTCACCCCCGACGTCGGTCGCGGCCGCACGTACCTCGAAGACCTCGGGTTTCGAGTAACCGAAGACATCCAGGATTCCGACGGTGTCACCTACGCCGCGTGGATGCGCCGCAAGGACACCGTGCACGACACCGCCCTCACCGGTGGCAACGGCCCGCGCATGCACCACATCGCCTTCTCGACGCACGAGAAGCACAACATCATTTACATCTGCGACAAGCTTGGTGCGCTGCGCAAAAGCGACCTGATCGAACGTGGACCGGGCCGTCACGGTGTCTCGAACGCGTTCTACCTCTATTTGCGCGACCCGGACGGGCACCGCGTGGAGATTTACACGCAGGACTACTACACCGGCGACCCCGACAACCCCGTCGTCACCTGGGACGTGCACGACAACCAGCGCCGGGACTGGTGGGGCAACCCGGTGGTGCCGAGCTGGTACACCGACGCCTCACTCGTGCTCGATCTCGACGGCAACCCGCAGCCGGTCGTGGCACGCGAGGAGCCGAGCGAAATGGCCGTGACCGTGGGCGCCGACGGCTTCTCTTACACCCGCCAGGACGACACGGAGCACGGCTTCAAACTCGGCCACACGCTCTAA
- a CDS encoding anti-sigma factor: protein MIHTDRDDLALLALAERDLTEFERQHLAECTECALELISLQHTVAVGRSARTVELAEPSDRVWERIQAVLGLTDAVAATPRRADYDRAAEPTPAPESALTPEPALTPEPALAPESAPAISTAPVTDIGPGSRSRARQRRRRVWLPVAVAAGVVGLVGGLGGGIWWGSLQQAQAPVIAEARLDPFPGWNASGVAQIEKAADGHREVVVDLTGVTDDAGLREVWLIKSDASGLISIGLLDGDTGRFAIPDGVDLSQFPLVDVSAEPDDGDPAHSGDSIVRGELRTV from the coding sequence ATGATACACACTGACCGGGATGATCTTGCCCTCCTTGCCCTGGCTGAGCGCGACCTCACCGAATTCGAGCGCCAGCACCTGGCCGAATGCACCGAGTGCGCCCTGGAACTCATCTCGTTGCAGCACACGGTCGCGGTTGGCCGGTCCGCCCGTACCGTTGAACTTGCGGAACCCAGCGACCGGGTCTGGGAACGGATCCAGGCCGTGCTTGGCCTGACCGACGCTGTCGCCGCGACACCGCGGCGCGCCGACTACGACCGGGCGGCCGAGCCGACCCCGGCCCCTGAGTCGGCCCTGACTCCTGAGCCGGCCCTGACTCCTGAGCCGGCCCTGGCTCCCGAGTCGGCCCCGGCAATCTCCACCGCCCCCGTCACCGACATTGGACCCGGGTCCCGATCCCGGGCCCGCCAGCGTCGTCGCCGGGTCTGGCTTCCCGTGGCGGTTGCGGCGGGCGTCGTCGGCCTCGTCGGAGGACTCGGTGGCGGCATCTGGTGGGGGTCGCTGCAGCAGGCTCAGGCCCCCGTCATCGCGGAGGCCAGGCTGGACCCGTTCCCCGGCTGGAACGCCAGCGGCGTCGCCCAGATCGAGAAGGCGGCCGACGGTCACCGAGAGGTGGTGGTCGACCTCACGGGGGTGACGGATGACGCCGGGCTCCGGGAAGTCTGGCTGATCAAATCGGACGCGTCCGGGCTGATCAGCATCGGCCTGCTCGACGGCGACACCGGACGCTTCGCGATCCCGGACGGGGTGGATTTGTCCCAGTTCCCGCTGGTCGATGTGTCCGCCGAACCCGACGACGGCGACCCGGCCCACTCCGGCGACTCGATCGTGCGCGGTGAACTGCGCACGGTCTGA